In the Helianthus annuus cultivar XRQ/B chromosome 11, HanXRQr2.0-SUNRISE, whole genome shotgun sequence genome, one interval contains:
- the LOC110889033 gene encoding calmodulin-binding receptor-like cytoplasmic kinase 2 — protein sequence MEGKPRIIHRDIKSENILLDENLNAKVADFGLSKFQPTNQQASTIHTIHLAGTEFYIDPEYQTSFKYKKESDVYSFGVVLFEMLSGRLAYDPIYTGENDKGLAPIARRHYNEGTLKELIDPRMVEEDDEHIVILNRGPNQESLETFSRIAYQCLAETQAKRPTLEAVIKELQTALTLQDL from the exons ATGGAGGGCAAACCAAGGATAATACATCGCGATATAAAGAGTGAGAACATTTTGTTGGATGAGAATCTAAATGCGAAGGTTGCTGACTTTGGGCTCTCCAAATTCCAGCCCACAAATCAACAAGCGAGCACTATTCATACAATTCATCTTGCAGGCACAGAATTTTATATAGATCCAGAGTATCAGACTTCATTTAAGTATAAAAAGGAATCAGATGTTTATTCGTTTGGAGTGGTTTTATTTGAGATGCTATCTGGAAGGTTGGCCTATGATCCAATTTACACGGGGGAAAATGACAAGGGGCTTGCACCCATTGCAAGGCGACACTATAATGAGGGGACACTAAAGGAACTAATAGATCCTAGAATGGTGGAAGAAGATGATGAACACATTGTTATCTTAAATAGAGGACCCAATCAAGAGTCTTtggaaacattttcaagaatcgCTTATCAATGTTTGGCGGAAACTCAAGCCAAGCGTCCGACATTAGAAGCTGTTATCAAAGAACTTCAGACTGCTTTAACCTTGCAA GATTTATAA
- the LOC118484244 gene encoding receptor-like protein kinase ANXUR1 → MDGCAYNQFAHLEIQLEEIVSATNNFAPENLIAEGGFGKAYKGQLRRSGQLIDIYARRLDDEYGQGDNQFWTEISMLSSLQHENIITLFGFSDEDDEKIIIYEHAIHGSLDQHLSDPNLTWFQRLKICLGVARGLSYIHYDVIHCDIDSSKIVLDKDWEPKIFGFEHSTKYPQSWRHRLLFSHNFYNPNMTPKYDVYCFGVLLFEILYGKKPMKTEDGVKVELDDIINPKLRKQMDRQSLGDFKKIVYNCLSEYPVQRPTMDDIVKKLEDVWELQCQHENIEHSPSTDEGTSSNLLKVIKFIFKM, encoded by the exons ATGGACGGTTGC GCATACAACCAGTTTGCTCACCTAGAAATCCAGCTTGAAGAGATAGTATCCGCCACAAACAACTTTGCACCTGAAAATCTGATTGCGGAAGGTGGATTTGGAAAGGCTTACAAGGGACAACTGCGAAGATCCGGACAATTGATTGATATTTATGCACGGAGGTTAGATGATGAATATGGGCAAGGAGACAATCAGTTCTGGACTGAGATTTCAATGCTTTCTAGTCTCCAAcatgaaaatatcatcactctttttggattttctgatgaagatgatgaaaaaATCATCATTTATGAGCATGCAATTCACGGAAGTCTAGATCAACACCTTAGTGATCCAAATCTCACATGGTTCCAAAGACTGAAAATATGTTTAGGTGTTGCGCGCGGATTGAGTTACATCCATTATGATGTCATACATTGTGACATCGATAGCTCTAAAATAGTTTTGGATAAAGACTGGGAACCTAAAATATTTGGTTTTGAACATTCCACAAAATATCCTCAAAGTTGGAGGCATCGCCTTCTCTTCTCTCACAACTTTTACAACCCAAATATGACGCCCAAATATGATGTATATTGTTTTGGTGTATTGTTGTTTGAAATCCTTTATGGGAAGAAACCAATGAAAACAGAAGATGGTGTTAAGGTAGAACTGGATGACATCATCAATCCAAAGTTAAGGAAGCAAATGGACAGACAATCGTTGGGCGACTTTAAAAAAATTGTTTATAACTGCTTAAGTGAATATCCTGTGCAACGCCCGACTATGGATGATATTGTCAAAAAACTTGAGGACGTGTGGGAACTTCAATGTCAACACGAAAATATT GAACATTCCCCATCCACAGACGAAGGTACATCATCAAACCTCCTGAAGGtaataaaatttatttttaaaatgtgA